CAAACGGTAATCCTTAAAACATAATTTTTAGAATGCCTATTTTCTATTTTTCTTGATTGACTTATTCAGGTTATTGATGATAGCTTTTCCGTATAGAGTGGGCTCTCGCAACCGGCTTCGTATTTGACGAAAAATAACGGTTCGATCTGCCGCCATGCCATCATGGACTGACTTTCAGAAAACCCTTTCCTGTTGCGTCAGATGCGGAGAAAGCTATACAAAAACTTTGGAAGTGATGATGGCCAGACTATCAAACAATGGAGGATAGCGGTACATGAAAGTAGGGATTATTCGATGTCGTCAAACCGAGGACATGTGTCCTGGCACTACGGACTTCAAGGTTACTGCTTCAGGCACGTGTGCATTTGAAGAGACCGGACCCGTCGAAATCGTCGGTTTCGTGTCATGCGGTGGCTGTCCCGGTAAAAGAGCTATATCCAGAGCCAAAATGCTCGTTGACCGGGGCGCGGAGGCAGTCGTTTTTGCGTCCTGCATGAGGAAAGGCAACCCAATCGGCTTTCCCTGCCCTCATTTCTCCAACATCAAGGCAGCTGTCGAGAAAAAGCTGGGACCGGAGATCAAGATGATCGACTGGACACACTGAAACCCCAGCCGCCAATTTTGCAATGGACCTATGAACCATTTGATTCTCGATTATGAGTTGCCTCTCAGGCTCGTCCCCTTCGCTGGCATTCTTGTGGGAATGGCGCTTTGGGAAAGTCTGTCGCCTCGAAGGCCCACCTTCACTCCGAAATGGACGCGGTGGATCAGAAATCTCGGCATGGTCGTGATCGATTCCATGATTTTGCGCCTGGTGATTCCCGTAACCGCCATATCAGTCGCATCGTCTGCTGTCGCCCATGGATGGGGTCTCTTCAATATTATCGGTCTGTCGGGCTGGATCGCTATTGCTCTCGGCGTTGTTGTCCTCGACCTCGCCATATACGGCCAACATGTGATGTTCCATGTGATACCAATCTTTTGGCGCCTCCACAAGGTGCACCATACGGATCTCGATGTCGATGTCACGACAGGCGTTCGTTTCCACCCGGCAGAGGTGATCCTGTCCATGGGTATAAAAATGGGGGTCGTGCTCCTTCTGGGCGCACCCGTGCCTGCTGTTCTCTTATTCGAGATGCTTCTCAACGGCACGAGCATGTTCAACCACGGCAATGTCCACCTATGGATCGGCTTCGATCGATGGCTCAGGTTTCTCATTGTTACACCGGATATGCACAGGGTCCACCATTCCGTTATCATCCGAGAGACGAACAGCAATTTCGGTTTTAACTTGCCCTGGTGGGACAGGTTGTTTGGCACCTACCGAGCGCAGCCCGCCGCGGGGCATGACCGCATGGTTATCGGGATCGCACGATATCGCGACCCCAAGAGC
The genomic region above belongs to Syntrophorhabdaceae bacterium and contains:
- a CDS encoding sterol desaturase family protein — encoded protein: MNHLILDYELPLRLVPFAGILVGMALWESLSPRRPTFTPKWTRWIRNLGMVVIDSMILRLVIPVTAISVASSAVAHGWGLFNIIGLSGWIAIALGVVVLDLAIYGQHVMFHVIPIFWRLHKVHHTDLDVDVTTGVRFHPAEVILSMGIKMGVVLLLGAPVPAVLLFEMLLNGTSMFNHGNVHLWIGFDRWLRFLIVTPDMHRVHHSVIIRETNSNFGFNLPWWDRLFGTYRAQPAAGHDRMVIGIARYRDPKSLTLVRLLALPLLTET
- a CDS encoding CGGC domain-containing protein, translated to MKVGIIRCRQTEDMCPGTTDFKVTASGTCAFEETGPVEIVGFVSCGGCPGKRAISRAKMLVDRGAEAVVFASCMRKGNPIGFPCPHFSNIKAAVEKKLGPEIKMIDWTH